One window from the genome of Roseisolibacter agri encodes:
- a CDS encoding YncE family protein, with translation MRSVPPARAVSRALLPSFALALSAALLPVRAQVPGVAGTLVVTNKRPSTLTILDVASGRTLATLPTGTGPHEVALSRDGRTAVVTDYGGRPAGTTLTVIDVPAARVARTIPLGEYRAPHGLAFLPGDSLVAVTSEATGNVVVVHVGEGVVRRAVPTQAPGSHMVAVAADGATAFTGNMGSHSVSRLDLRAGTFVRSWPVPNVPEAIGVTPDGREVWVGSNALHRVSVLDVASGTLTTAADSVDWPYRVLFTPDARTVLVPDMNGDVVRVIDRASRRELGRVAVPGGGPQGITLTPDGRHAFLSLSKQGRIAVLDVAGRRIVGYLSAGETPDGVAFTRTVHAR, from the coding sequence ATGCGATCCGTCCCGCCCGCCCGCGCCGTCTCGCGCGCGCTCCTCCCGTCCTTCGCCCTCGCGCTGTCGGCCGCCCTGCTCCCCGTGCGGGCGCAGGTGCCCGGCGTCGCCGGCACGCTCGTGGTCACCAACAAGCGCCCGTCCACGCTCACCATCCTGGACGTGGCGTCGGGGCGCACGCTGGCGACGCTGCCCACCGGCACGGGCCCGCACGAGGTGGCGCTGTCGCGCGACGGGCGCACCGCGGTCGTCACCGACTACGGCGGCCGGCCCGCGGGCACCACGCTGACGGTGATCGACGTGCCGGCCGCGCGCGTGGCGCGCACCATCCCGCTCGGCGAGTACCGCGCGCCGCACGGCCTCGCGTTCCTGCCGGGCGACTCGCTGGTCGCGGTGACGTCCGAGGCGACGGGCAACGTCGTCGTCGTCCACGTGGGCGAGGGCGTGGTGCGGCGCGCCGTGCCCACGCAGGCGCCCGGGTCGCACATGGTGGCCGTCGCCGCCGACGGCGCCACCGCGTTCACCGGCAACATGGGGAGCCACAGCGTGTCGCGGCTCGACCTGCGTGCGGGAACCTTCGTGCGCAGCTGGCCGGTGCCCAACGTGCCCGAGGCGATCGGCGTCACGCCCGACGGCCGCGAGGTGTGGGTGGGGAGCAACGCGCTCCACCGCGTGAGCGTGCTGGACGTCGCGAGCGGCACCCTGACGACCGCCGCCGACAGCGTCGACTGGCCGTACCGCGTGCTGTTCACGCCCGACGCGCGCACGGTGCTGGTCCCCGACATGAATGGGGACGTCGTGCGCGTCATCGACAGGGCGTCGCGGCGCGAGCTGGGGCGCGTGGCCGTCCCCGGCGGCGGCCCGCAGGGGATCACGCTCACCCCCGACGGCCGTCACGCCTTCCTCTCGCTCAGCAAGCAGGGGCGCATCGCGGTGCTCGACGTCGCGGGCCGCCGCATCGTCGGCTACCTGAGCGCCGGCGAGACGCCCGACGGCGTGGCCTTCACGCGCACGGTGCACGCGCGCTAG
- a CDS encoding PEP-CTERM sorting domain-containing protein (PEP-CTERM proteins occur, often in large numbers, in the proteomes of bacteria that also encode an exosortase, a predicted intramembrane cysteine proteinase. The presence of a PEP-CTERM domain at a protein's C-terminus predicts cleavage within the sorting domain, followed by covalent anchoring to some some component of the (usually Gram-negative) cell surface. Many PEP-CTERM proteins exhibit an unusual sequence composition that includes large numbers of potential glycosylation sites. Expression of one such protein has been shown restore the ability of a bacterium to form floc, a type of biofilm.), whose product MKLAILRLTAAAAMLAAPLGAARADIIIAAGNNPQPDENVLLNTGLMGNPIFGTTNQTGFQVRFTSIENLIAPANGQARVEAADGTLTNLTIDLPGATFTSLILNVDAALVGTINFVVTEDNGQQTAGTFGLGASGENFFTITAINGQRMSSVNLTTTVNMAITNVDDVSQVRIGGAAGGGGTGTVVPEPSTYALLGTGIAGLGLVARRRRQG is encoded by the coding sequence ATGAAGCTAGCGATCCTGCGTCTCACGGCTGCCGCCGCGATGCTCGCGGCCCCCCTCGGCGCCGCGCGCGCCGACATCATCATCGCCGCCGGCAACAATCCGCAGCCGGACGAGAACGTCCTGCTCAACACCGGCCTGATGGGCAACCCGATCTTCGGGACGACGAATCAGACCGGGTTCCAGGTGCGCTTCACGTCGATCGAGAACCTCATCGCCCCCGCCAACGGGCAGGCCCGCGTCGAGGCGGCCGACGGCACGCTGACGAACCTGACGATCGACCTGCCCGGCGCGACGTTCACGTCGCTGATCCTGAACGTGGATGCCGCCCTGGTCGGCACCATCAATTTCGTCGTGACCGAGGACAACGGGCAGCAGACCGCCGGGACGTTCGGGCTGGGGGCGTCAGGAGAGAACTTCTTCACCATCACGGCGATCAACGGCCAGCGCATGAGCAGCGTCAACCTGACGACGACCGTCAACATGGCGATCACGAACGTCGACGACGTCAGCCAGGTACGGATCGGCGGTGCCGCCGGCGGCGGCGGCACAGGGACCGTGGTGCCGGAGCCCAGCACCTACGCGCTCCTCGGCACGGGCATCGCCGGCCTCGGGCTCGTCGCGCGGCGGCGGCGCCAGGGCTGA